Part of the Woronichinia naegeliana WA131 genome, TTTGCTCCATTCAGATTGGCCCCACTCAAGTTCGCTCCGGTCAAATCAGCCTGACTGAGATTAGCCTGTTCTAGATTCGCCCTAGTCAGATTAGCATAACGAAAATTAGCCTTCTTCAGATTGGCCCAACGCAAATCTAAGCGATCGCCGTCAATATAGCTAAAATCGGCTTCTAGGGCATAGGCTTGTTGAAAATGGGCCCGCACTAATTTGGCTTGACATAAATTAGCCCGATAGAGATAAATTCCCTGGGCCTCTGCTTCCGTAAAAATACTTTGACTCAGATCGGCTTGATTAAAATTGGCTTCCTGTAAGGCCGACTCACTGAGATTACTGCGTTGTAACAGGGCGCGACAACCGTTAATCCGTCGCAGATTCGCTTGACGAAGATTGGTCGCAATCAGATTGGCTTCACTGAGATCCGCTTCACTGAGATCGGCAAAACGGAGATCCGAGCCGATTAAATTAGCTCTTTGTAAATTAGCGTAGGGAAATTTGGCCTGGACAAGATTGCAATTAGTAAATTGAATGCCAGCTAAATTGCTATGGCTAAATTGATAACCGTGAAGATCCACACCGCTCTGGTGCAGGGGAATTACCTGGCGATCGCCGCGATCTAGATCACGATAAATCAAACTTTTGCCATTCATGATCTCCATTCTTTTAATGTGAATTGCAGCTTAGAACGCGCTTTGTAGTGATTTTGACTCTATTATAGGAGCAAGGGGTAATGCTAATCTCTGAAGTGAATTACTTTAATTCATTAAAAAGTTTAATTAAAAAGAGTTAATTAACGGCCCTCAGACATCGAATAGAGTATATCGCCTTACTCCCCCAGTCTCCCCCTCTCCCAGTCTCCTCTATGGCATTAATTCAATGGTACCCTGGCCACATTGCCAAGGCTGAACGTGAACTGAAAGAACAACTCAAAAAAGTGGATGTGGTTTTAGAAGTGATCGATGCCCGTATTCCTTTGGCTTCTCACCATCCCCAAATTATCGAATGGATCGGCAGCAAACCCCGTCTTGTCGTGCTCAATCGGGTGGATATGATCCCAGAAAAACTGGGCAAGGAATGGTTAAGCTGGTTTCGGAACCAGGGAATTGAGGCCTATGGGGCCAATGCCAAACAGGGAGAAGGGGTGAAAGCGATTAGTAAAGCGGCTCAAGCAGTGGGGATAGCCATTAATGAAAAACGGCGATCGCGGGGAATGCAACCAAGAGCAGTACGGGCCGTGGTGGTGGGTTTTCCTAATGTGGGTAAATCGGCTTTAATTAATCGCTTACTAGGGCGCAAAATTGTGGTCAGTGCTAGAAGGGCGGGGGTAACGCGACAACTGCGCTGGGTTCGTATTTCGGATACTTTAGAACTATTAGACGCACCAGGGGTGATTCCC contains:
- a CDS encoding pentapeptide repeat-containing protein; the encoded protein is MIYRDLDRGDRQVIPLHQSGVDLHGYQFSHSNLAGIQFTNCNLVQAKFPYANLQRANLIGSDLRFADLSEADLSEANLIATNLRQANLRRINGCRALLQRSNLSESALQEANFNQADLSQSIFTEAEAQGIYLYRANLCQAKLVRAHFQQAYALEADFSYIDGDRLDLRWANLKKANFRYANLTRANLEQANLSQADLTGANLSGANLNGANLQQTILTQTHLDGVIL
- the ylqF gene encoding ribosome biogenesis GTPase YlqF, encoding MALIQWYPGHIAKAERELKEQLKKVDVVLEVIDARIPLASHHPQIIEWIGSKPRLVVLNRVDMIPEKLGKEWLSWFRNQGIEAYGANAKQGEGVKAISKAAQAVGIAINEKRRSRGMQPRAVRAVVVGFPNVGKSALINRLLGRKIVVSARRAGVTRQLRWVRISDTLELLDAPGVIPLKLENQNDALKLAICEDIGEAAYENQLVAIAFIDLLFSLNLSAFLEDRYQVPPQEMTAESYLHQLASDRFQNDLEKTSRQLLNDFRKGLIGTVPLELPF